A DNA window from Candidatus Thermoplasmatota archaeon contains the following coding sequences:
- a CDS encoding geranylgeranylglyceryl/heptaprenylglyceryl phosphate synthase, with amino-acid sequence MSIIGEWLERYGKLHFSLIDPDKQLPEEAGKKAKKCAEYDTNAIMVGGTTIASREMVYETVAEIKKEVSIPIILFPNSREFLVDNADYLFFMSLLNSKDYTHRFGEQLEGAIVVKKFGIKSIPTGYLIISTSSTPTTVEQKTNLDKVGANDIEKAVKYALYAEYTGMHCLYMDAGSNPYKPVSNEMIRAVRENMSIPLIIGGGIRDGTTARKKIMAGADVIVTGTAVEENIEIVEEIVKEIKKAR; translated from the coding sequence ATGAGTATTATAGGGGAGTGGCTAGAGAGGTATGGAAAACTTCATTTTTCTCTTATAGACCCCGATAAACAGCTGCCGGAAGAAGCAGGGAAAAAAGCAAAAAAATGTGCTGAATACGATACAAATGCGATAATGGTTGGGGGGACAACTATTGCATCAAGAGAGATGGTATATGAGACGGTTGCAGAAATTAAGAAAGAAGTTAGCATACCCATCATATTGTTTCCTAATTCTAGAGAATTTCTTGTGGATAATGCAGATTACCTATTTTTTATGAGCCTTCTCAACTCAAAAGATTATACACACAGATTTGGAGAGCAGCTGGAAGGGGCCATTGTTGTAAAAAAATTCGGTATAAAGTCAATACCCACGGGCTATTTGATTATAAGTACGTCATCAACTCCAACGACTGTTGAACAGAAAACAAACCTTGACAAAGTAGGTGCGAATGATATAGAAAAAGCGGTAAAATACGCCCTTTACGCTGAATATACGGGAATGCACTGCCTTTACATGGATGCTGGTTCAAATCCATACAAGCCAGTAAGCAATGAAATGATACGTGCTGTAAGAGAAAATATGTCGATACCGCTGATCATCGGCGGAGGGATAAGAGACGGCACTACAGCAAGAAAAAAAATTATGGCAGGGGCTGATGTGATTGTAACAGGGACAGCAGTTGAAGAAAATATAGAAATCGTCGAAGAGATTGTAAAAGAAATAAAAAAGGCGAGATAG
- a CDS encoding RNA methyltransferase — MELFVILVEPKYSGNVGSVARIMMNFGFSNLIIVSQSFSVDNDDCRKMAVHAQDILDNALILDTFRDAMKHVDYMVGTSSIESKNDKRHLRNALPLKEFSSEVYKMDGVVGIAFGREDYGLFNDELKKCDVMLKIPTSNAYSSLNLSHAVGIVLYELFSHKREFRQPRLADRIEKEKLYEYFDKLLESTRYPEHKKENTKIMFRRIIGRAMLSKWEYHTLMGVVKKAMTK; from the coding sequence ATGGAGCTTTTTGTAATCCTTGTGGAGCCGAAATATTCTGGAAATGTGGGTTCAGTAGCCAGAATAATGATGAATTTTGGGTTCAGTAATCTTATTATAGTGTCTCAATCTTTTTCCGTTGACAACGATGATTGCAGAAAAATGGCTGTCCATGCTCAGGATATTTTGGACAATGCCCTTATTCTTGACACCTTCAGGGATGCAATGAAGCATGTGGACTATATGGTTGGCACCTCCTCCATAGAGAGCAAGAATGACAAAAGGCATCTCAGAAATGCTTTGCCATTAAAAGAATTTTCATCGGAAGTATACAAGATGGATGGTGTTGTGGGCATAGCTTTCGGAAGGGAGGACTATGGCTTATTCAATGATGAGTTAAAAAAATGCGACGTTATGTTGAAAATACCCACTTCAAATGCCTATTCAAGTCTGAATTTATCTCATGCTGTAGGTATTGTTTTATATGAACTGTTTTCGCACAAAAGAGAATTTAGACAGCCCAGGCTTGCAGACAGGATAGAAAAAGAGAAACTGTACGAGTATTTCGACAAATTGTTAGAGAGCACAAGATATCCCGAGCATAAGAAGGAGAATACAAAAATAATGTTCCGCCGCATCATCGGAAGAGCGATGCTCTCCAAATGGGAGTATCATACCCTTATGGGTGTTGTTAAAAAAGCAATGACTAAATAG